In Carya illinoinensis cultivar Pawnee chromosome 10, C.illinoinensisPawnee_v1, whole genome shotgun sequence, one DNA window encodes the following:
- the LOC122279653 gene encoding acylphosphatase-like, whose protein sequence is MINNASSTPRAHFHHPHYHPAYPPISLCPTLLLPRPPLYSLLRPRSHHFRHSLPVMTTPQAATEDSTQPSTRTVRVVVKGRVQGVFYRNWTVENAVQLGLKGWVRNKRDGSVEALFSGNPDAVQEMEQRCRRGPPDAMVTGLQVFPTSDDPGSGFESKRTE, encoded by the exons ATGATCAACAATGCTTCCTCTACTCCTAGAGCCCATTTCCATCATCCTCACTATCATCCTGCTTATCCTCCTATTTCGCTTTGCcctactcttcttcttcctcgtcCTCCTCTTTATTCTCTGCTCCGACCTCGTTCACATCATTTTCGACATTCTCTGCCCGTAATGACTACTCCTCAGGCCGCGACAGAGGATTCCACCCAGCCCTCAACCAGAACG GTGAGGGTTGTGGTGAAGGGGAGGGTGCAGGGGGTGTTCTACAGGAACTGGACAGTGGAAAATGCTGTCCAATTGGGGCTGAAAGGTTGGGTGCGGAACAAGAGGGATGGCTCTGTTGAAGCTCTGTTCTCTGGGAACCCTGATGCTGTTCAGGAGATGGAGCAAAGGTGTCGTCGGGGCCCACCAGATGCCATGGTTACTGGGCTCCAGGTTTTTCCTACCAGCGATGATCCTGGGTCTGGATTTGAGAGCAAACGAACAGAGTGA
- the LOC122278610 gene encoding zinc finger BED domain-containing protein RICESLEEPER 3-like — protein MGIGDLPPPSATPSQPRNRSKRSWTWEHFTKISGNRENPQARCHHCGSLCGCHSKKQGTAVLIAHLGSCQRYKMSKGEAINDQTKLSYEASTATNGTQIKKMVIPQYSEKLVRDMLAEMIIKDEMPFTTVDKRGFRKFVKTIEPRFTLPSRYTVMRNCMKKHAKKKAEMKKMFTTTN, from the coding sequence atgggtattggggatcTACCACCTCCATCTGCAACTCCATCTCAGCCACGAAATAGGTCAAAAAGGTCTTGGACCTGGGAGCATTTCACCAAGATCTCTGGTAATCGTGAGAACCCACAGGCGAGATGCCACCATTGTGGGTCACTTTGtggatgtcattcaaagaagcaaGGAACTGCTGTCTTAATAGCCCATCTTGGGAGTTGCCAACGATATAAAATGTCGAAGGGAGAGGCAATCAATGATCAGACCAAGCTCAGTTACGAAGCTTCTACGGCCACTAATGGTACAcagattaagaaaatggtcatccctcagTACAGTGAGAAATTGGTGAGGGATATGCTTGCAGAAATGATAATtaaagatgagatgccttttaccacagtCGATAAAAGAGGCTTTCGAAAGTTTGTCAAGACTATTGAGCCACGATTTACATTACCATCACGGTATACGGTGATGCGGAATTGTATGAAGAAGCATGCAAAAAAGAAGgcagagatgaagaagatgttcaCTACCACTAACTAG